Proteins encoded together in one Drosophila albomicans strain 15112-1751.03 chromosome 2R, ASM965048v2, whole genome shotgun sequence window:
- the LOC117574661 gene encoding dynein light chain roadblock-type 2 has protein sequence MNRVLEDVIHKNVANTERITAENTVGYVVSDNASGSVAATSFDNTTAQGIVKHMNGLLVGLVQSAVRDLDPTNKLCYLRVASRKFEYLVAPEDMFTITVLQ, from the coding sequence ATGAATCGTGTGCTTGAGGATGTAATCCATAAGAATGTCGCAAACACGGAGCGCATTACAGCTGAGAATACCGTGGGCTATGTGGTCTCTGATAATGCTAGCGGaagtgtggcagcaacatctTTTGATAATACTACAGCCCAGGGCATTGTGAAGCACATGAATGGTCTACTGGTTGGTCTGGTGCAGAGTGCTGTTCGGGATCTTGATCCGACCAATAAGTTGTGTTACTTGCGTGTGGCCTCGCGCAAATTTGAATATCTTGTGGCCCCGGAAGATATGTTCACCATAACCGTACTACAATAA